The Phaeodactylum tricornutum CCAP 1055/1 chromosome 8, whole genome shotgun sequence genome has a window encoding:
- a CDS encoding enoyl-coa hydratase (Probable enoyl-CoA hydratase catalyses (3S)-3-hydroxyacyl-CoA = trans-2(or 3)-enoyl-CoA + H2O Also found in fatty acid elongation in mitochondria, fatty acid metabolism Valine, leucine and isoleucine degradation, Lysine degradation, Tryptophan metabolism, beta-Alanine metabolism, Benzoate degradation via CoA ligation, Propanoate metabolism, Butanoate metabolism, Limonene and pinene degradation, Caprolactam degradation) has product MWVLRTPSRCLFRIPVSERSELRRLQKANFSAAESLIGWEVDDETKIGTITLQAQATYNALTVEMGQEFGALCHQIRLDVTTGGQEVHAIVLQGQGDKAFSAGGNFEWLRSLRNNSVHHNADLMLQFYHSFLCVRSIPVPIIAALQGPAIGAGAGLALACDLRTAAPKRKILGFNFTKLGIHAGMGGSHLLEAALGGPSAIMNEILLTGKVLSGEECLERGLVNRLANDAKESAYALANDIAKQHPLAVRTNLQTLRQSQDNGLEQALQREALAQAICYNREDWGEGIDAVAEKRDPIFEIYHKK; this is encoded by the coding sequence ATGTGGGTTCTGCGAACCCCTAGCCGTTGTCTCTTTCGGATACCTGTTTCCGAACGAAGTGAATTGAGGCGGTTGCAAAAAGCAAATTTTTCGGCCGCTGAAAGCCTGATAGGCTGGGAGGTCGATGACGAAACGAAAATCGGTACGATCACGTTGCAGGCGCAAGCAACCTACAATGCCTTGACGGTAGAGATGGGACAAGAGTTTGGAGCCTTGTGTCACCAGATTCGCTTGGATGTCACAACCGGCGGTCAAGAAGTGCATGCTATTGTATTGCAGGGTCAAGGTGACAAGGCTTTCTCGGCGGGAGGCAACTTTGAGTGGCTGCGATCTTTGAGGAACAATTCTGTCCATCACAACGCCGATCTCATGTTGCAGTTTTATCATTCCTTCCTTTGTGTTCGCAGTATTCCTGTTCCCATCATTGCTGCTTTGCAAGGACCAGCAATCGGAGCAGGTGCTGGTTTGGCATTGGCGTGTGACTTGCGTACAGCGGCTCCGAAACGGAAGATTTTGGGTTTCAACTTTACGAAATTGGGCATTCATGCGGGTATGGGTGGATCTCATTTGCTAGAAGCAGCGCTTGGGGGACCATCTGCCATAATGAATGAGATTTTACTGACAGGAAAGGTGCTGAGCGGCGAGGAATGTTTAGAACGTGGGTTAGTGAATAGACTCGCTAACGACGCCAAGGAATCAGCTTACGCATTAGCTAATGATATTGCGAAGCAGCACCCATTAGCTGTACGGACTAAtctacaaacgcttcgacaaagtcaaGACAACGGTCTGGAACAGGCCCTACAGCGGGAGGCATTGGCACAAGCCATCTGCTACAATCGGGAGGACTGGGGCGAAGGAATCGATGCAGTTGCTGAGAAACGAGATCCGATCTTCGAGATATATCACAAAAAGTAA
- a CDS encoding predicted protein, whose product MGKKSRKGNVRTQTQRPAAGQGKSKHQGSSLSGSASRASREDLSVAFSSENGTDAANPTTSKTPVFKSKKPTSLPKSVMLSPASTANETLSPDGYENNFNFDTNEKAPLLDIPVTTTTTNSDVLAATTNVAPAATSAPVLTTANTVPPEPALPTPSTTTKTEVLPPNRVLILVSQQSMIRTVTTNQQNAVVMLHASDIPFELFDGSDPTNKDRRNELFALSGKRCVYPQFFVIEESKPKPRFWGDYETMEVSNENGTLAEDIFSKTTETAEKSNNNNGKSVWDSTLREQVNKSNPDNKAVLDVSIHEEHEEASKSAAGPVSKYVPVSTSRVLDLSAPAPDEAKAKQKDCECVIL is encoded by the coding sequence ATGGGTAAGAAGTCACGTAAAGGAAACGTCCGCACGCAAACGCAACGTCCAGCGGCGGGCCAGGGCAAATCCAAACATCAAGGATCCAGCTTGTCGGGTTCCGCGTCCCGGGCTTCGCGAGAAGATCTTTCGGTCGCCTTTTCCAGTGAAAATGGTACCGATGCTGCGAATCCGACTACGTCGAAGACGCCTGTCTTCAAGTCAAAGAAACCTACATCTTTACCTAAATCTGTCATGCTTTCTCCGGCTTCCACGGCCAACGAAACACTCAGTCCAGACGGTTAcgaaaacaacttcaacttTGACACGAATGAGAAAGCACCGCTGCTGGATATTCCCgtcaccacgacgacgaccaacaGCGACGTCCTAGCGGCGACCACTAACGTGGCACCTGCCGCTACCAGCGCTCCCGTACTCACCACCGCTAATACCGTGCCGCCGGAACCCGCCCTGCCAACACCGTCCACCACGACCAAGACGGAGGTGTTACCGCCAAACCGAGTTCTGATTCTTGTCTCCCAACAAAGCATGATACGCACTGTGACAACGAACCAGCAGAATGCTGTCGTTATGTTGCACGCGAGCGATATTCCATTTGAGCTATTCGATGGCTCGGATCCGACCAACAAGGATCGGCGCAACGAACTCTTTGCCTTGAGTGGTAAACGTTGCGTGTATCCGCAGTTTTTCGTGATAGAAGAAAGCAAACCAAAACCTCGTTTCTGGGGTGACTATGAGACCATGGAAGTTTCCAACGAGAATGGAACATTGGCCGAGGAtattttttccaaaaccaCGGAAACCGCAGAGAAatcaaacaacaacaatggtaAATCCGTGTGGGATTCCACATTGCGAGAGCAAGTGAACAAGAGCAATCCAGACAACAAAGCGGTGCTGGATGTTTCTATACACGAGGAACACGAGGAAGCAAGCAAGTCTGCAGCGGGCCCAGTGTCCAAATATGTGCCAGTTTCCACTTCTCGAGTCCTGGACTTGAGCGCGCCAGCACCGGACGAAGCTAAGGCCAAACAGAAGGATTGCGAATGCGTCATTCTCTAG
- a CDS encoding predicted protein, translated as MSRLSPSTQETQSNLQVSLNAKPEGEQTKLYHHEDRLAKTWKSMTNWMVIASQKAENAAVDPTKPVLRELDEYVVAFLRSKLDWGKLISYLEAKLEGKAKEMETLQQYVRTQPKLGRSKRKREDEKREEETKTAALESFPSADTADIYTMP; from the coding sequence ATGAGTCGTCTGTCTCCTTCAACTCAAGAAACACAGTCCAATCTGCAGGTGTCATTAAACGCAAAACCAGAAGGCGAGCAGACTAAGCTTTATCACCACGAAGATCGATTGGCCAAAACATGGAAGTCAATGACGAATTGGATGGTGATTGCGTCACAGAAAGCAGAAAATGCTGCCGTAGACCCTACCAAGCCAGTTTTAAGGGAACTGGACGAATACGTTGTTGCCTTTCTACGAAGTAAACTCGACTGGGGAAAGCTTATCTCATACTTGGAGGCGAAGCTGGAAGGGAAGgccaaagaaatggaaacacTGCAACAATATGTCCGGACACAACCGAAATTGGGCCGAAGCAAGCGGAAACGAGAAGATGAGAAGcgggaagaagaaacaaagacAGCTGCTTTGGAGTCATTTCCTTCTGCAGATACTGCAGACATCTATACAATGCCTTAG
- a CDS encoding predicted protein has translation MRYTSSILFVSAIMNTLCRSSARRGSLAFGNLASVTTNRAFSIRIPQSWRYHHDDRSSRDHRPPYEPTLFSLASASSVDADNVFFSQDHADFASLGIQSPVLLERIEALGLRRPTAVQAAAYRDISAAEGDVMVGAETGTGKTLAYLLPLLDDILQRKANAADTNTSLGYDYARAIILVPNKELVQQVVRMAVSLSGGRQSLVYGGSALPDAANLPPTDDATLAKDTVRLAILPGGLRELQDFQPFRKAIGLGGSEPPVDLVISTLAALGVLGLKPANIDMFGDIRTLVVDEADMLLDGGYIRPLENVLMGFRRADRLDPTLGVPRTQHVFVAATLPDFGTRSVDAYLKKKFPYVSQVTMAGMHNARHYGLREQTLWMEEESKKTRMEKLVELFGTPVTEGGLQDEKVMVFLNSVDDVEGANQALQRAGLKVLPYHAKVSLDERTATLDRFRRYDPKSPDGEGTVPILVCSDLAARGIDVPGVNTVVQLQFAGNVVAHLHRMGRCGRAGQRTGRGIVFYDAKERELVEVVQQAEIQQNRMVLPGDVIELAGDEQDGSVKNAFSRKRGFSKKRKKLRKEADSCLRVGGVRGVSFCIGGSFLETFSARIGWVRFGWWRRGWDRVGGVQTTSESSAADCSEASDSEESGDEDPAGGRGGGGGGGGEMEPCPVRGLLGSEPDEMLDESLPCRCIERRLFIRAGGRRAMRRLGTTLLTIVAAVFPSGFACARLPASPLDNGIPGGFIVISRGASF, from the exons ATGAGGTATACGTCCTCGATACTTTTCGTCTCGGCGATTATGAACACATTATGTAGATCATCCGCCAGGCGAGGAAGTTTGGCCTTTGGGAACTTAGCTAGTGTAACCACCAATCGGGCCTTCTCCATTCGGATTCCCCAATCCTGGCGTTACCACCACGACGATCGTTCCA GCCGAGACCATCGTCCTCCATACGAACCAACTCTATTCTCCTTGGCCTCGGCAAGCTCGGTCGACGCGGATAACGTATTTTTCTCTCAAGACCACGCGGATTTCGCTTCGTTGGGAATTCAGTCTCCCGTCCTGCTCGAACGAATCGAGGCCTTGGGCTTGCGGCGACCGACAGCAGTCCAAGCCGCCGCGTACCGTGACATTTCCGCTGCGGAAGGCGACGTCATGGTGGGTGCCGAAACCGGCACTGGAAAGACTCTCGCGTATCTACTCCCACTCCTCGACGACATTTTGCAACGCAAAGCGAACGCGGCCGACACCAATACTAGTCTGGGATACGATTACGCCCGCGCCATTATACTGGTTCCCAACAAAGAGCTCGTGCAGCAAGTCGTGCGTATGGCGGTGAGTTTGTCCGGTGGTCGTCAATCGCTCGTGTACGGTGGATCGGCCCTACCGGATGCGGCGAACTTGCCGCCCACGGATGACGCCACGCTCGCCAAGGATACGGTGCGCTTGGCGATCCTCCCCGGGGGACTCCGTGAACTGCAGGATTTTCAACCCTTTCGCAAGGCAATTGGTTTGGGAGGAAGCGAGCCGCCGGTGGATCTGGTCATCTCGACACTAGCCGCACTCGGTGTCCTCGGACTCAAACCGGCAAATATTGACATGTTTGGCGATATCCGCACCTTGGTCGTGGACGAGGCCGACATGCTGCTGGATGGCGGATATATTCGGCCCTTGGAAAACGTCTTGATGGGATTTCGACGCGCGGATCGCCTCGACCCCACTCTGGGAGTTCCCAGAACACAGCACGTATTTGTCGCCGCCACGTTGCCCGATTTTGGAACCCGGTCCGTCGACGCCTACCTCAAGAAAAAGTTTCCGTACGTCAGTCAGGTTACCATGGCTGGTATGCACAATGCCCGCCATTACGGATTGCGGGAACAGACTTTATGGATGGAGGAAGAGAGCAAGAAAACTCGAATGGAAAAGCTGGTGGAATTGTTCGGAACACCCGTCACGGAAGGCGGTCTGCAGGACGAAAAAGTCATGGTCTTTTTGAACTCGGTCGACGACGTGGAGGGTGCGAATCAAGCACTACAGCGGGCCGGCCTGAAAGTACTCCCGTATCACGCCAAGGTATCGTTAGACGAGCGTACCGCAACGCTGGATCGCTTCCGCCGGTACGACCCGAAATCTCCGGACGGCGAAGGTACCGTCCCGATTTTAGTGTGCAGCGACTTGGCAGCCCGAGGTATTGATGTACCGGGTGTGAACACTGTAGTACAACTCCAGTTCGCGGGGAACGTGGTGGCTCATTTGCATCGAATGGGCCGTTGCGGTCGAGCCGGACAACGTACTGGACGGGGCATTGTATTCTATGACGCCAAGGAACGGGAGCTTGTCGAAGTTGTCCAGCAAGCCGAGATCCAACAGAATAGGATGGTCCTACCGGGCGATGTAATTGAACTAGCCGGCGATGAACAGGACGGGTCCGTCAAGAATGCCTTTAGTCGTAAACGAGGCTTCTCAAAGAAGCGCAAGAAGTTGCGAAAGGAAGCGGACA GCTGTCTACGTGTAGGTGGTGTCCGTGGTGTCTCTTTCTGTATTGGAGGTTCCTTTTTAGAGACCTTTTCGGCTCGCATCGGTTGGGTCCGTTTCGGCTGGTGGCGTCGCGGTTGGGATCGTGTTGGCGGAGTGCAAACTACTTCTGAGTCATCGGCTGCGGATTGCTCTGAGGCATCCGATTCCGAAGAGTCCGGGGACGAGGATCCTGCTG GGGGTAgaggtggcggtggtggtggcggtggcgaaATGGAACCCTGTCCCGTTCGTGGTCTTTTGGGGAGCGAACCCGACGAAATGTTGGACGAGTCACTGCCTTGTCGCTGTATCGAAAGACGCTTGTTCATAAGAGCTGGTGGAAGGCGAGCCATGCGACGATTAGGCACTACACTCTTAACAATCGTTGCGGCCGTCTTCCCAAGTGGCTTCGCCTGTGCTCGACTTCCGGCGAGTCCTCTAGACAACGGCATACCCGGAGGCTTCATTGTCATCTCCAGAGGCGCTTCTTTCTGA
- a CDS encoding predicted protein, which translates to MADLFGDLRNFFGGENNDRDAKQRKTSSLPMEGDENLPAGTYRVATIPVQSIKLGGLRLFVMFYFMGMQNTPDRRSWQANQPSTEEYVVDLYYQDNTAVLSIELEDEEISILRVGSSPSTAYLMQEAIIVQGLLDELHQCAFDDSVEEENRLLILREPKDAIEKARDALAFG; encoded by the coding sequence ATGGCTGATTTGTTCGGAGACTTGAGGAACTTCTTTGGTGGCGAAAACAACGATAGAGATGCGAAGCAGAGAAAGACCTCCTCTCTCCCCATGGAAGGCGATGAGAATCTTCCTGCAGGCACCTACCGCGTGGCTACGATTCCGGTACAATCGATAAAACTTGGAGGATTGCGACTGTTCGTGATGTTTTATTTTATGGGAATGCAGAACACCCCCGATAGAAGATCCTGGCAGGCTAATCAGCCCTCGACGGAGGAATACGTTGTCGACTTATATTACCAAGACAACACTGCCGTTTTGTCGATAGAATtagaagatgaagaaattTCTATCCTTCGTGTGGGATCATCACCTTCAACAGCATACCTGATGCAAGAAGCTATTATTGTACAGGGTTTGCTAGATGAGTTACACCAGTGTGCTTTTGATGACagcgtggaagaagaaaatagATTGCTCATCCTGCGAGAGCCCAAGGATGCCATTGAGAAAGCACGAGATGCACTGGCCTTCGGATAG
- a CDS encoding predicted protein: protein MGLSQETTFLAWWIWCSAFLPVSFVVAWVPRRPTTLSRNSCRRRPRKIPSASWHSNNVALRFPIELKSIQRSRDLAVSTALSLFAFKNGPDGDDTNQEQSNPGQGTQEIDDDENEKDKPSWIRAIRQWPLRESNAVSGSGVDQWLLGGPLQDHEADWLEEIVGGGGVTDEDNSTLPSSSVLKSVSSSRISSSSTSFLRPLVSLLNMEALLFDYDEAQTDNFAGDSAGNESTGRTLVASDSLPGSSSTNASQIFASILPLSATLSANTTASLARGIATDWTVLEELGRLDQWADSIRRGISTADPKTFSKSAEAVLKQATTRIESLVADASAVISPATLQALINRARQAVPPSNINLLVGSENNVTSSGEMPKQVDLIEAAKRLALDRGLDVAEAAERARETTAYAVSLVTVADGVIRKGYVDGDFIAQRQRELQNKSDAVMLDDGVADGSQALFADYPSAEELNTYGPSLAQAAEMGALSGAIYEETIPRTHALNHAIVAQGRTKDVFWMVTDKLLVNASAFNDRNVALTKDPMLVRTLTIRGFDASDEGVDRERLINGICAAAPERLKSQPDVLIHSGLMSIARAIYKDVKQYIDWCAPTHKIILNGHSIGGSLSLLMLLLMTDDMGPEYVRNKILRVFTFGNPAVVCLRKPRRKTSEADETCDILKAFELPTNIVHGFAQPWDPVVRLFTQYDPLYPLAGGLGDDGVTPWANGPPRTLRTITKKIFEAWDGWPRFRETFRGQANQNYTSVGIQHILLPEPTRFLADRFVAVNIPVPPIETVLKISSRELLPALCNVFPLSTFEISFVPQAIRSFVHHFYPAYDMPLVAYVRRKAKGNGSLGPNNNGSGKSPSPPKAKKVSKKTATQFKEPALTNSAIAPSEDNRSILTGDEGPSWNLAAQWLQGKEGQIETKGNT, encoded by the coding sequence ATGGGATTGTCCCAAGAAACAACATTTCTTGCCTGGTGGATTTGGTGTAGCGCATTCTTGCCGGTGAGTTTCGTTGTCGCCTGGGTACCCCGAAGACCCACTACGCTTTCACGGAATTCATGCCGTCGACGTCCTCGGAAGATACCGAGTGCCAGCTGGCATTCGAATAACGTCGCATTACGCTTCCCGATCGAGCTCAAGAGTATACAACGCTCCAGGGATTTGGCCGTGTCCACGGCTCTCTCTTTGTTTGCTTTCAAGAATGGCCCTGACGGGGACGATACGAATCAAGAACAATCTAATCCAGGACAAGGAACGCAGGAAATTGACGACGATGAGAATGAGAAAGACAAACCAAGTTGGATACGAGCGATTCGACAGTGGCCCTTGCGCGAAAGCAACGCCGTCAGCGGCAGTGGTGTTGACCAGTGGTTGCTGGGAGGACCTTTGCAAGATCACGAAGCCGATTGGTTGGAAGAGATCGTTGGCGGAGGTGGCGTCACGGACGAGGACAACTCCACATTACCGAGCTCTAGCGTCTTGAAGTCGGTCTCTTCCTCCAGaatctcgtcttcgtctacTAGCTTTTTACGACCCCTTGTTAGTCTACTCAACATGGAagctttgctttttgattACGATGAAGCGCAGACCGATAATTTTGCCGGTGACTCTGCTGGTAATGAATCTACAGGCCGGACTTTGGTTGCGAGCGACTCGTTACCAGGCTCATCTTCGACAAATGCAAGTCAAATTTTTGCCTCTATCCTACCACTTTCTGCGACACTTAGTGCAAACACAACGGCATCGCTGGCCCGAGGAATTGCAACTGATTGGACGGTATTGGAAGAACTTGGTCGTTTGGATCAGTGGGCTGACAGCATCCGGCGGGGTATATCCACGGCCGACCCAAAGACATTTTCCAAGTCTGCCGAAGCTGTTCTGAAACAAGCCACGACCCGCATCGAATCtctcgtcgccgacgcctcGGCCGTGATTTCTCCCGCGACACTACAAGCATTGATCAATCGCGCACGTCAAGCCGTTCCACCGAGCAACATCAATTTATTGGTAGGCAGTGAAAACAATGTAACATCTTCGGGGGAAATGCCGAAACAGGTGGATCTGATTGAGGCCGCCAAACGGCTTGCCCTAGATCGGGGATTGGACGTGGCCGAAGCCGCGGAACGAGCGCGTGAAACAACTGCCTACGCTGTCAGTCTCGTCACGGTTGCCGATGGAGTCATTCGCAAAGGCTACGTGGACGGCGACTTTATTGCGCAGCGACAGCGTGAACTGCAAAACAAATCCGATGCGGTGATGTTGGACGACGGCGTGGCGGATGGCTCTCAGGCGCTTTTTGCAGATTACCCATCAGCGGAGGAGCTGAATACGTATGGTCCGAGCTTGGCACAGGCTGCCGAAATGGGGGCCTTGTCAGGAGCAATTTACGAAGAAACAATACCCCGTACTCATGCACTCAATCATGCTATCGTTGCGCAAGGACGTACCAAGGACGTCTTTTGGATGGTGACGGATAAGCTACTAGTCAACGCTTCGGCTTTTAATGATCGGAATGTGGCATTGACGAAAGATCCAATGCTGGTCCGCACTCTTACAATTCGGGGATTTGACGCGTCCGACGAAGGTGTGGATCGGGAGCGACTTATAAATGGTATTTGTGCAGCTGCGCCGGAACGATTAAAATCCCAGCCTGATGTGCTCATTCATTCTGGGCTCATGAGTATCGCCCGTGCAATTTACAAAGACGTCAAGCAGTACATTGATTGGTGTGCTCCGACTCACAAAATCATTCTTAACGGGCACTCAATTGGCGGATCCCTATCTTTACTTATGCTCCTACTCATGACCGATGACATGGGTCCGGAGTATGTTCGGAATAAGATTCTTCGTGTCTTTACTTTTGGCAATCCCGCCGTAGTTTGTCTTCGAAAGCCGCGTAGAAAAACATCGGAAGCAGACGAGACCTGTGACATTCTCAAAGCATTTGAGTTGCCGACTAATATTGTCCACGGCTTTGCTCAACCTTGGGATCCTGTTGTTCGGCTATTCACACAATACGATCCACTTTATCCGTTAGCCGGAGGACttggcgacgacggcgtGACTCCTTGGGCAAACGGACCTCCACGAACGCTGCGCACAATCACAAAAAAGATTTTCGAAGCATGGGATGGCTGGCCTCGTTTTCGTGAGACCTTTCGAGGCCAAGCCAATCAAAATTACACTTCTGTTGGAATCCAAcatattcttcttcctgaaCCAACCCGCTTTTTAGCGGACCGCTTTGTGGCTGTAAATATTCCCGTTCCTCCGATTGAGACAGTTTTGAAAATCTCTTCACGCGAACTGCTTCCAGCGTTGTGCAACGTTTTCCCACTGTCAACTTTTGAAATTAGTTTTGTACCACAAGCGATTCGGAGTTTTGTTCACCATTTTTATCCTGCGTACGATATGCCGCTTGTTGCGTATGTGAgacgaaaagcaaaaggGAACGGATCCTTGGGACCAAACAACAACGGAAGCGGCAAATCGCCTTCACCTCCGAAGGCCAAGAAGGTCTCCAAGAAGACGGCGACCCAATTTAAGGAACCAGCTTTGACAAACAGTGCCATTGCTCCCTCCGAAGACAATCGAAGTATACTTACTGGAGACGAGGGTCCGTCTTGGAACCTAGCTGCACAATGGCTCCAGGGCAAGGAGGGGCAGATCGAAACTAAAGGTAACACCTAG
- a CDS encoding udp-n-acetylglucosamine diphosphorylase (In nucleotide-sugar metabolism, catalyzes the reaction: UTP + N-acetyl-alpha-D-glucosamine 1-phosphate = UDP-N-acetyl-D-glucosamine + PPi), protein MEDLQRSLTVLSDPQKALVRKLCSLGQSHLFAKWPCNTSPTSRRKLATQLQELDEAYADGGLEGYINNAKRLLSDSREGVNPLEGWEPSVPEGERFDLGTKEFEETESAGRPELGKVGFVLVAGGLGERLGYSSIKVGLPTEMATETCYLQYYIEYILAVQVKYGEGKRLPLCIMTSGDTNEKTAKLLRKNNYFGMQKSQITIVQQGQGVPALMDNNAKMVLEENDSSKIVTKPHGHGDVHALLYTHGVAKRWLSDGIEWLTLFQDTNGLAFHTLPLMLGVSKKLDLIMNSLAVPRKAKQAIGGIAKLKHQTTGEYKTLNVEYNQLDPLLRATGNLDGDVNDEKTGYSPFPGNINQLLFKLDAYSDALNRTKGLMPEFVNPKYKDDAKTVFKKPTRLECMMQDFPTILEGEDAKRVGFTSVSADLCFSPVKNATSDGAELQAQNTQPGTAASGEADQFGAVRKILVSLGCHVETASEETYAGIQVVPGPAIVIKPNAACCPGEYHRLFPTPDKVKISANSTLIVRGSEVTIESLDLDGTLVVDADENKSIVVKDKIVKNEGWVKVADDSSDDEIIKMRGYYILRKEADWIEEKNNSCAIL, encoded by the exons ATGGAGGATTTGCAAAGGTCTCTGACGGTCCTTTCTGATCCTCAAAAAGCATTGGTTCGCAAACTTTGCTCGCTGGGACAGTCACACTTGTTTGCCAAGTGGCCCTGCAACACGTCTCCCACCTCTAGGCGGAAACTCGCTACGCAGCTTCAGGAGCTCGACGAGGCCTACGCAGATGGAGGTCTTGAAGGCTACATAAATAACGCGAAGCGATTGTTGTCGGACAGCCGAGAAGGAGTTAATCCGCTCGAAGGCTGGGAGCCAAGCGTTCCTGAAGGGGAGCGTTTCGACCTCGGAACGAAAGAGTTCGAGGAAACAGAGTCGGCTGGACGTCCAGAACTCGGCAAGGTTGGATTTGTGCTTGTAGCGGGAGGTCTTGGTGAACGTCTCGGCTACAGTAGCATCAAAGTCGGTTTACCCACAGAAATGGCTACTGAAACATGCTACCTCCAGTACTACATTGAATATATCTTAGCGGTCCAGGTCAAGTATGGCGAAGGCAAACGTTTGCCGCTATGTATCATGACTTCGGGCGACACGAACGAGAAGACAGCAAAGCTACTCCGCAAAAACAATTATTTTGGTATGCAGAAGTCGCAAATCACCATCGTCCAGCAAGGGCAGGGAGTCCCTGCACTCATGGATAACAACGCCAAAATGGTGCTGGAAGAGAATGATTCCTCCAAGATCGTCACGAAACCTCACGGACACGGTGATGTTCACGCCTTACTATACACTCACGGAGTGGCTAAACGGTGGTTAAGCGACGGTATTGAATGGTTAACGCTATTTCAAGACACGAACGGTCTTGCATTTCACACACTTCCTTTGATGCTAggtgtttccaaaaagttggaCCTGATTATGAATTCGTTGGCTGTGCCTCGGAAAGCGAAGCAGGCAATTGGTGGAATTGCCAAACTGAAGCATCAAACAACGGGAGAGTACAA GACACTGAACGTCGAGTACAATCAGCTAGATCCTCTGCTACGAGCTACCGGCAATCTCGACGGCGACGTCAATGATGAAAAAACAGGTTATTCTCCCTTTCCCGGAAACATCAACCAGCTCCTCTTTAAGCTCGACGCGTACAGTGATGCTCTAAATCGTACGAAAGGCCTCATGCCAGAGTTCGTCAATCCAAAATACAAGGACGACGCCAAGACAGTCTTTAAAAAGCCTACCCGACTGGAGTGCATGATGCAGGACTTTCCCACCATCCTCGAAGGCGAAGACGCGAAAAGAGTGGGCTTCACCTCCGTCAGTGCGGACTTGTGTTTTTCGCCCGTCAAGAACGCTACTTCGGACGGAGCAGAATTACAGGCCCAAAACACTCAACCAGGTACTGCCGCGAGTGGGGAAGCCGACCAATTTGGCGCGGTACGGAAGATCCTAGTGTCGCTTGGATGCCATGTGGAAACAGCGTCGGAGGAAACGTACGCGGGTATCCAGGTTGTGCCCGGTCCGGCTATTGTGATCAAACCCAATGCCGCGTGCTGTCCGGGCGAGTATCATCGCCTGTTTCCGACGCCGGACAAGGTGAAGATCAGCGCGAACTCGACCCTGATTGTCCGCGGATCCGAGGTTACAATTGAAAGTCTGGATTTGGATGGAACGCTTGTGGTCGACGCCGACGAAAACAAGTCGATTGTAGTAAAAGACAAGATTGTCAAGAATGAAGGATGGGTCAAGGTGGCCGACGACTCAAGCGATGACGAAATAATAAAAATGCGGGGCTACTATATCCTTCGCAAAGAGGCAGACTGGatcgaagaaaagaacaaTTCTTGTGCAATTTTGTAA